The proteins below come from a single Rosa rugosa chromosome 2, drRosRugo1.1, whole genome shotgun sequence genomic window:
- the LOC133730530 gene encoding uncharacterized protein LOC133730530, producing the protein MFENDIEASNVELPVPPVVEVVNAADPTRLSKLAKEISRLGGVPFQGGTDHMLADQWIENMRTYFEMVVCDDVEKRKIATFMLQGDARVWWSGTQRVMDVSTMTWNEFVELFRKKYFPPSVREQLEREFVSLVQGTKSVRDYEAEFSRLYRFVRQMDAESLAMKFQWGLNASIRRDVAVLELKTMELIFAKAMAIEQENLIFQEQESAERDSQRKGKATAEGSEGTDAQGGFWKRRRTHQQAPAREAAAPARAVPARAAPVREAAAPVGQEAPLRCYNCKEVGHTARALPDVYS; encoded by the exons atgtttgagaATGATATTGAGGCATCGAATGTTGAGCTGCCTGTTCCACCTGTTGTGGAGGTTGTGAATGCTGCTGATCCCACTCGTTTGTCgaagttggcaaaggagattTCGAGGTTGGGAGGAGTTCCATTCCAGGGAGGAACggatcacatgttggcagatcaatggatcgagaacatgaGGACCTACTTCGAGATGGTCGTTTGTGacgacgttgagaagaggaagattgcCACATTTATGCTCCAAGGCGATGCACGGGTGTGGTGGAGCGGCACACAGAGGGTTATGGATGTGTCCACCATGACCTGGAATGAGTTTGTGGAACTGTTCAGGAAGAAGTACTTTCCGCCTTCAGTGAGGGAGCAGTTGGAAAGGGAATTTGTCTCGTTAGTCCAAGGGACTAAGAGTGTGAGGGATTATGAGGCTGAGTTCTCAAGGTTGTATCGCTTTGTGAGGCAAATGGATGCTGAGAGCTTAGCCATGAAGTTTCAGTGGGGACTGAATGCTTCGATCCGGCGTGATGTCGCTGTTTTGGAACTGAAGACGATGGAGCTCATTTTCGCTAAGGCTATGGCCATTGAGCAGGAAAACCTGATTTTTCAGGAGCAGGAGTCAGCTGAGAGGGACTCCCAAAGGAAGGGAAAGGCAACTGCTGAGGGCAGTGAAGGGACAGATGCTCAGGGTGGGTTCTGGAAGAGACGCAGGACTCATCAGCAGGCGCCAGCTAGGGAAGCGGCTGCACCTGCTAGGGCTGTACCTGCTAGGGCTGCACCTGTTAGGGAAGCGGCTGCACCTGTTGGGCAAGAAGCACCTCTGAGATGTTACAACTGTAAGGAGGTTGGCCATACTGCTAGG GCTTTGCCTGATGTCTATAGTTAG